The proteins below are encoded in one region of Amycolatopsis acidiphila:
- the nhaA gene encoding Na+/H+ antiporter NhaA: MVHEVRGVPERQASGRTFSDRTAWARGVRTPLREFLRTETGGAVVLLAATVVALVWANVHPSSYEAVWGTRLSVRVAEHGISQNLRWWVNSGLMTFFFFVVGLEARREFDLGELRDRRRLALPLVAGIGGMLVPVAIFLAVNAGRPSAHGWGVVMSTDTAFALGILALAGQRLPARLRTYLLTVSVVDDLVALVVIATVYSGKVAVPPLLVAFGVFGVVLLVRALGVRLGLVYALLGTAAWLALNSSGVEPIVIGLAIGMLTSAYPAARSDLERASEVFRLFREQPTPELARSAQTGVAAALSPNELLQQRYHPWTSYVIVPLFALANAGITINPDFLARAYTSPVTLGILFGYVSGKPIGIFGLSWLVTRVSRGRLRPPVGWAAVAAGATVAGVGFTVALLVAALTFTGEQLAEAKLGILSAALVASVGTWVLSRVTGLLPAHRRTRALLGTAQTIVDLAVPVDPDRDHIRGPEDAPVTVVEYGDFQCPYCGQAEAVIRELLDGRGDVRYVWRHLPLSDVHPYARYAVDAAEAAAKQGAFWQMYDLLFAHQDALRPSDLIHYAGVLGLDVGRFRDDFRGHAGTARVAEDIESADLSGVSGTPTFFINGRRHYGAYDRATLSAAAHTAHKRAVSANDVSTVPYNG; encoded by the coding sequence ATGGTCCACGAGGTTCGAGGTGTGCCGGAACGCCAGGCATCCGGCCGGACGTTCTCCGATCGGACCGCCTGGGCGCGCGGGGTGCGAACGCCGTTGCGTGAGTTCCTGCGCACCGAGACCGGCGGGGCGGTGGTCCTGCTGGCCGCGACGGTCGTCGCGCTGGTCTGGGCCAACGTGCATCCCTCGTCGTACGAGGCGGTATGGGGCACGCGGCTGTCGGTCCGCGTCGCTGAACACGGTATTTCGCAGAACCTGCGCTGGTGGGTGAACAGCGGCTTGATGACCTTCTTCTTCTTCGTCGTCGGTCTGGAGGCGCGTCGCGAGTTCGACCTGGGTGAGCTGCGTGACCGGCGCCGCCTCGCGCTGCCGCTGGTCGCCGGCATCGGTGGGATGCTGGTACCGGTCGCGATCTTCCTCGCCGTGAACGCCGGACGTCCCTCCGCCCACGGCTGGGGCGTGGTCATGTCGACGGACACGGCGTTCGCGCTCGGGATACTCGCGCTGGCCGGACAGCGTCTTCCGGCGCGGCTGCGGACGTACCTGCTCACGGTGTCCGTCGTCGACGACCTCGTCGCGCTCGTGGTCATCGCGACCGTGTACAGCGGAAAGGTGGCCGTGCCGCCGTTGCTCGTCGCATTCGGCGTCTTCGGGGTCGTCCTGCTCGTTCGCGCGCTCGGTGTCCGTCTCGGCCTGGTGTACGCGTTGTTGGGCACGGCGGCGTGGTTGGCACTGAACTCATCCGGGGTGGAGCCGATCGTGATCGGCCTGGCGATCGGGATGCTCACCTCCGCCTACCCCGCCGCGCGCAGCGACCTCGAACGCGCGAGTGAGGTCTTCCGGCTCTTCCGGGAACAACCCACTCCGGAACTCGCACGCTCGGCACAGACCGGCGTCGCCGCGGCGCTGTCCCCGAACGAGCTGCTCCAGCAGCGCTACCACCCGTGGACCAGCTACGTGATCGTGCCGCTGTTCGCACTCGCGAACGCGGGGATCACGATCAACCCCGACTTCCTTGCCCGCGCCTACACGTCGCCGGTCACGCTGGGGATCCTGTTCGGGTACGTCAGCGGGAAGCCGATCGGGATCTTCGGCCTCTCGTGGCTCGTCACGCGGGTCAGCCGTGGCAGGCTTCGCCCGCCGGTCGGTTGGGCGGCCGTCGCCGCCGGGGCCACCGTTGCCGGCGTCGGTTTCACTGTCGCCCTGCTGGTGGCGGCACTCACCTTCACCGGCGAACAGCTGGCGGAGGCGAAGCTCGGCATCCTGTCCGCGGCGTTGGTCGCGTCGGTCGGCACCTGGGTCCTCTCCCGGGTCACCGGCCTGCTCCCAGCACATCGGCGTACCCGCGCACTGCTGGGCACGGCCCAGACCATCGTCGACCTCGCCGTACCGGTCGACCCGGACCGCGACCACATCCGCGGCCCGGAGGACGCCCCGGTCACCGTGGTCGAGTACGGCGATTTCCAGTGCCCGTACTGCGGTCAGGCGGAAGCCGTGATCCGTGAGCTGCTCGACGGCCGGGGCGACGTGCGGTACGTGTGGCGGCATCTACCACTGTCCGATGTGCACCCATACGCCCGCTACGCCGTGGACGCAGCCGAGGCTGCCGCGAAGCAGGGGGCGTTCTGGCAGATGTACGACCTGCTCTTCGCCCACCAGGACGCGCTCCGTCCCAGCGACCTGATCCACTACGCAGGAGTACTCGGCCTCGACGTCGGCCGTTTCCGCGACGACTTCCGAGGCCATGCCGGCACCGCCAGGGTGGCGGAGGACATCGAGTCGGCCGACCTGAGCGGGGTTTCCGGCACGCCGACGTTCTTCATCAACGGGCGGCGGCACTACGGCGCCTACGACAGGGCCACGCTCTCGGCGGCCGCGCATACCGCCCACAAGCGCGCCGTCAGCGCGAACGATGTCAGCACGGTGCCGTACAACGGGTGA
- a CDS encoding aldo/keto reductase, with amino-acid sequence MTASNPGHAGTAGTIEVGGDLTVNRLGFGAMRITGEGIWGPPVDREEAKAVLRRAVELGVTFIDTADSYGPHVSEELIAEALHPYPDDLVIATKGGLERTGPGQWPVNGRPEHLIEACEGSLRRLELDHIPLYQFHRPDPAVPLEDSIGALVTLKEQGKIRHIGLSNVTEDQLRRAQRLTPVVSIQNRYNLGDRRSEPLIDLCEQERIVFLPWAPIQDLDGNPAVRQLARQHDATPRQIVLAWLLARSPAILPIPGTGTVSHLEANIAAAAIKLAPAETDSLNTAG; translated from the coding sequence ATGACAGCGTCGAACCCCGGACACGCCGGAACGGCAGGCACGATCGAAGTGGGCGGTGACCTGACGGTCAACCGCCTCGGCTTCGGCGCGATGCGGATCACCGGTGAGGGCATCTGGGGCCCGCCGGTCGACCGTGAAGAGGCGAAGGCGGTGTTGCGGCGCGCGGTCGAGCTGGGTGTCACCTTCATCGACACCGCCGACTCGTACGGGCCGCACGTCAGCGAGGAGCTGATCGCCGAGGCACTGCACCCGTACCCGGACGACCTGGTGATCGCCACCAAGGGCGGGCTGGAGCGCACCGGTCCGGGACAATGGCCGGTCAACGGTCGGCCCGAGCACCTGATCGAGGCCTGCGAGGGCAGCCTGCGGCGGCTCGAGCTCGACCACATCCCGCTCTACCAGTTCCACCGGCCCGACCCCGCCGTGCCGCTGGAGGACTCGATCGGCGCCCTGGTCACCCTGAAGGAACAGGGCAAGATCCGGCACATCGGGCTGTCCAACGTCACCGAGGACCAGCTGCGGCGCGCCCAGCGGCTCACGCCCGTCGTGTCCATCCAGAACCGCTACAACCTCGGCGACCGGCGATCAGAACCGCTCATCGACCTCTGCGAGCAGGAACGGATCGTCTTCCTGCCCTGGGCACCGATCCAGGACCTCGACGGCAACCCGGCCGTGCGGCAGCTGGCACGGCAGCACGACGCCACACCACGGCAGATCGTGCTCGCCTGGCTCCTGGCCCGCTCCCCCGCGATCCTGCCGATCCCCGGCACCGGCACCGTGTCCCACCTGGAGGCCAACATCGCCGCCGCCGCGATCAAGCTGGCCCCGGCCGAGACCGACTCCCTGAACACCGCCGGCTGA
- a CDS encoding MFS transporter has translation MANFYGVSAQSAPVYLIVFAVGNLLGPLTIGHLFDTVGRRRMISSTHLMSGALLGLTAFLFYAGALNALTQTIAWCVIFYFASAGASSAYLTVSEILPIEVRAKAIAVFFAIAQCFGALGPGRLRRADRRRRAPGGSVHRLPVRRIRDGGRRSHRPGSRRCCRGQVTGGHRHPAVRHRPAATASRLTVWSHSPALATGMAGNR, from the coding sequence GTGGCCAACTTCTACGGTGTCTCCGCGCAGTCCGCGCCGGTGTACCTGATCGTGTTCGCGGTCGGGAACCTGCTCGGCCCGCTGACGATCGGCCATCTGTTCGACACCGTCGGCCGTCGCCGGATGATCTCCAGCACCCATCTCATGTCCGGCGCACTGCTGGGCCTGACCGCGTTCCTGTTCTACGCGGGGGCGCTGAACGCCCTGACCCAGACCATCGCCTGGTGCGTCATCTTCTACTTCGCCTCCGCCGGTGCCAGCTCCGCCTACCTCACCGTGAGCGAGATCTTGCCCATCGAAGTGCGTGCGAAAGCGATCGCGGTGTTCTTCGCCATCGCGCAGTGCTTCGGCGCACTCGGGCCCGGTCGTCTACGGCGCGCTGATCGGCGACGGCGCGCACCCGGTGGGTCTGTTCATCGGCTACCTGTTCGGCGCATTCGTGATGGCGGTCGGCGGTCTCATCGCCCTGGTTCTCGGCGTTGCTGCCGAGGGCAGGTCACTGGAGGACATCGCCACCCCGCTGTCCGCCACCGGCCGGCCGCCACGGCGAGTCGCCTGACCGTTTGGTCGCACTCGCCGGCTCTGGCAACGGGCATGGCAGGTAACCGGTAG
- a CDS encoding aldo/keto reductase — MRQVCLGSTGLEVSAIAFGTWAFGGDWGTVDIEESTAVIHKALDLGITLFDTAQGYGFGAAERLLGDALRQRVKREDVVIATKGGLRMDGDALVRDAGATWLREGVESSLRSLGTDHIDLFQIHWPDPNTPAEETAQALERLVGEGKIRYVGVSNYGVEEMEELRTLGRLETLQPPYHMFHRDIETEILPYTAKHDLGVLVYGPLAHGLLGGRMSPATTFAADDWRGKSLDFTGETFLRNLRVVDRLKEFAADRGITLPTLAAGWTLAHPAIDVTIVGARRPSQLNYTAAADLPLSEQDLAEIDLILADSVPMWGPHPEGM, encoded by the coding sequence ATGCGACAGGTTTGTCTCGGCTCGACCGGCCTCGAGGTCTCCGCCATCGCGTTCGGCACGTGGGCGTTCGGCGGCGACTGGGGCACGGTCGACATCGAGGAGAGCACCGCCGTCATCCACAAGGCGCTGGACCTCGGCATCACCTTGTTCGACACCGCCCAGGGCTACGGGTTCGGCGCCGCCGAGCGGCTGCTCGGGGACGCGCTCCGGCAGCGGGTGAAGCGCGAGGACGTCGTCATCGCCACCAAGGGCGGTCTGCGAATGGACGGCGACGCCCTGGTCCGGGACGCCGGCGCGACCTGGCTTCGCGAGGGCGTCGAGTCCAGCCTGCGCAGCCTCGGCACCGATCATATCGACCTCTTCCAGATCCACTGGCCCGACCCGAACACCCCCGCCGAGGAGACCGCGCAGGCGCTGGAGCGGCTCGTCGGCGAAGGCAAGATCCGTTACGTCGGCGTCTCGAACTACGGCGTCGAGGAGATGGAGGAGCTGCGCACGCTCGGCCGGCTGGAAACCCTGCAGCCGCCGTACCACATGTTCCACCGGGACATCGAAACCGAGATCCTGCCCTACACCGCGAAGCACGACCTCGGCGTGCTGGTGTACGGACCGCTGGCCCACGGCCTGCTCGGCGGCCGGATGTCACCGGCCACGACGTTCGCTGCGGACGACTGGCGCGGCAAGAGCCTCGACTTCACCGGCGAGACGTTCCTGCGGAACCTGCGAGTGGTGGACCGGCTCAAGGAGTTCGCCGCGGACCGGGGCATCACCCTGCCCACTCTCGCGGCCGGCTGGACGCTGGCCCACCCGGCGATCGACGTGACGATCGTCGGCGCCCGCCGCCCGTCCCAGCTCAACTACACGGCCGCCGCCGATCTGCCCCTCTCGGAGCAGGACCTGGCGGAGATCGACCTGATCCTCGCGGACTCGGTGCCCATGTGGGGTCCGCACCCGGAAGGCATGTGA
- a CDS encoding NAD(P)-dependent oxidoreductase encodes MAKLAFLGLGLMGTPMATRLLEAGHDVTVWNRTAARTGPLVDSGARAADSPAEAVAGADTVFTMLANPAALDQVLSGELVATLRPGQVLVDMSTVGPAEIRSLARRLPGEVTLVDSPVRGSVPEATEGRLIIYTGATAAAYEKVRPLLTVLGTPHHVGGPGAGAATKVVVNLTLGVAMTALGEALALGDTLELDRSTLLDILAESPLGATVRAKRANLESGTYPPSFKLSLALKDLHLVTATAAQQLPIAAATLGWLERATHESATDPDFSAVVETIRAARLR; translated from the coding sequence GTGGCAAAGCTCGCATTTCTGGGCCTGGGCCTGATGGGAACGCCGATGGCGACCCGGCTGCTCGAGGCCGGCCACGACGTCACCGTCTGGAACCGGACCGCCGCCAGGACCGGGCCCCTCGTCGACAGCGGAGCACGGGCAGCGGATTCCCCCGCCGAGGCGGTGGCCGGCGCCGACACCGTGTTCACGATGCTGGCCAACCCAGCGGCGCTGGACCAGGTGCTCAGCGGCGAGCTGGTCGCCACGCTGCGTCCCGGGCAGGTGCTCGTCGACATGTCCACGGTGGGCCCGGCGGAGATCCGCTCGCTCGCCCGGCGACTGCCCGGCGAGGTCACCCTCGTCGACTCCCCCGTACGCGGAAGCGTGCCCGAGGCGACCGAGGGCCGGCTCATCATCTACACCGGCGCGACCGCGGCGGCCTACGAGAAGGTCCGGCCGCTGCTCACCGTGCTCGGCACTCCGCACCACGTGGGCGGCCCAGGAGCGGGCGCCGCGACCAAAGTGGTCGTCAACCTGACTCTCGGCGTCGCCATGACGGCGCTCGGCGAAGCCCTCGCGCTCGGCGACACACTCGAGCTCGACCGCTCGACCCTGCTGGACATCCTGGCGGAGTCACCACTCGGGGCCACCGTCCGCGCCAAGCGGGCCAACCTCGAATCCGGGACATACCCGCCCAGCTTCAAGCTCAGTCTCGCTCTCAAGGACCTCCACCTGGTCACCGCGACAGCTGCCCAGCAACTCCCGATCGCGGCGGCGACCCTCGGCTGGCTGGAGCGGGCGACCCACGAGTCGGCGACCGACCCCGACTTCTCGGCGGTCGTGGAGACCATCCGCGCAGCCCGTCTCCGCTGA
- a CDS encoding DUF1275 family protein, translating into MLAVSFGLQNATVRRIAAADLTTTVLTMTLTGLAADSRLAGGSGARPHRRLGSVLAMFAGAAAGALLLWGTNPTVVITLATALVVIVTTLLTTPRGVAHR; encoded by the coding sequence GTGCTCGCGGTCAGCTTCGGCCTGCAGAACGCCACCGTCCGCCGCATCGCCGCGGCGGACCTGACGACCACGGTGCTCACGATGACCCTCACCGGCCTGGCCGCCGACAGCCGCCTCGCGGGCGGCTCGGGCGCGCGCCCGCACCGGCGACTCGGTTCCGTGCTGGCCATGTTCGCCGGCGCCGCCGCCGGCGCGCTCCTGCTGTGGGGCACCAACCCCACGGTGGTCATCACCCTCGCCACGGCCCTGGTCGTCATCGTCACCACGCTGCTGACCACACCTCGCGGCGTCGCGCACCGGTAG
- a CDS encoding HD domain-containing protein — MFTGQQITAGATIPDTKLTREATELVRESTTELIYHHSCRVFWFGSLQGRNRGLSFDPELLYLGAMFHDLGLSGRFHGSGRRFEVDSADEARRFLQGHGVPEDSIRRVWTAIALHTTPGIPEFMEPEVALVTAGVEYDVLGIGYRDISDADRAEITGLHPRPEFKRGILQAFTEGIAPKPATTFGNVKADVLERFVPGYRRVNFVDLIENSAWPE; from the coding sequence ATGTTCACTGGTCAACAGATCACGGCCGGGGCGACGATCCCCGACACCAAGCTGACCCGCGAAGCCACCGAACTGGTCCGCGAGTCCACCACCGAGCTCATCTACCACCATTCCTGCCGGGTCTTCTGGTTCGGCAGCCTGCAGGGGCGCAACCGAGGGCTCAGCTTCGACCCGGAACTGCTCTACCTCGGGGCGATGTTCCACGACCTGGGCCTGAGCGGACGGTTCCACGGCAGCGGCCGGCGGTTCGAAGTGGACAGTGCCGACGAAGCCCGCCGCTTCCTCCAGGGCCACGGGGTGCCCGAGGACAGCATCCGCCGGGTGTGGACCGCCATTGCCCTGCACACGACACCCGGCATTCCGGAGTTCATGGAACCCGAGGTCGCCCTGGTCACCGCCGGGGTGGAATACGACGTGCTCGGCATCGGGTACCGCGACATCAGCGACGCCGACCGCGCCGAGATCACCGGCCTGCACCCGCGGCCGGAGTTCAAGCGCGGCATTCTCCAGGCGTTCACCGAAGGCATCGCGCCCAAACCGGCCACCACGTTCGGCAATGTCAAGGCGGATGTCCTGGAACGGTTCGTCCCCGGCTATCGCCGCGTCAACTTCGTGGACCTCATCGAGAACTCGGCCTGGCCCGAGTAG
- a CDS encoding catalase, whose translation MTSTQPKPTTTDAGIPVESDEHSLTVGPDGPILLQDHYAIEQMAQFNRERVPERQPHAKGSGAFGQFDVTADVSAYTKAAVFQPGAKTRMVARFSTVAGERGSPDTWRDPRGFALKFYTTEGNYDMVGNNTPVFFLRDPMKFQHFIRSQKRRADNNLRDHDMQWDFWTLSPESAHQVTWLMGDRGIPRTWRQMNGYSSHTYMWVNAGGERFWVKYHFISDQGIECLTQAEADALASADGDYHTRDLFAAIGRGEYPSWTLKMQIMPFGDAATYRFNPFDMTKVWPHADYPLVEVGRMTLDRNPTDYHSEIEQLAVEPSNLVPGIGPSPDKMLLGRMFSYPDAHRARIGANYNQLPVNAPVAPVNSYSKDGPMRYAKVSDPVYAPNSKGGPRADTERYGEPAGWYADGEMVHAAQTLHAEDDDWGQAGTLVREVMDDAARDRLVGNIVGHLLDGVSEPVLERAFEYWRNVDEDLGRRVEKGVRAGES comes from the coding sequence ATGACCAGCACTCAACCGAAGCCGACGACCACCGACGCGGGCATCCCGGTCGAAAGCGATGAGCACTCGCTCACGGTCGGCCCGGACGGACCGATCCTGCTGCAGGATCACTACGCCATCGAGCAGATGGCCCAGTTCAACCGAGAGCGGGTGCCCGAGCGGCAACCGCACGCGAAGGGCAGTGGCGCGTTCGGGCAGTTCGACGTGACCGCCGACGTCAGCGCCTACACCAAGGCCGCGGTGTTCCAGCCGGGCGCGAAAACCCGCATGGTGGCCCGGTTCTCCACGGTCGCGGGGGAGCGGGGCAGCCCCGACACCTGGCGCGACCCACGCGGGTTCGCGCTGAAGTTCTACACGACCGAGGGCAACTACGACATGGTCGGCAACAACACGCCGGTGTTCTTCCTGCGCGATCCGATGAAGTTCCAGCACTTCATCCGGTCGCAGAAGCGGCGCGCCGACAACAACCTGCGCGACCACGACATGCAGTGGGACTTCTGGACGCTGTCGCCGGAGTCGGCGCACCAGGTCACCTGGCTGATGGGGGACCGCGGCATCCCGCGGACCTGGCGGCAGATGAACGGGTACAGCTCGCACACGTACATGTGGGTCAACGCGGGCGGTGAACGTTTCTGGGTGAAGTACCACTTCATCAGTGACCAGGGCATCGAATGCCTCACCCAGGCCGAAGCGGACGCGCTGGCTTCGGCGGACGGCGACTACCACACGCGGGACCTGTTCGCGGCGATCGGGCGAGGCGAGTATCCATCGTGGACACTCAAGATGCAGATCATGCCGTTCGGGGACGCGGCGACCTACCGGTTCAACCCGTTCGACATGACGAAGGTGTGGCCGCACGCGGACTATCCCCTGGTCGAGGTCGGCCGGATGACGCTGGACCGCAACCCGACCGACTACCACTCCGAGATCGAGCAGCTGGCCGTCGAGCCGAGCAACCTCGTGCCCGGGATCGGGCCGAGCCCGGACAAGATGCTGCTGGGCCGGATGTTCTCCTATCCCGATGCCCACCGGGCCCGGATCGGCGCGAACTACAACCAGTTGCCCGTGAACGCACCTGTCGCACCGGTGAACAGCTACAGCAAGGACGGACCCATGCGCTACGCGAAGGTGTCCGATCCCGTGTACGCGCCCAACTCCAAGGGCGGTCCGCGCGCGGACACCGAGCGCTACGGCGAACCTGCCGGCTGGTACGCCGACGGGGAGATGGTCCACGCGGCGCAGACCCTGCACGCCGAGGATGACGACTGGGGCCAGGCCGGCACGCTGGTCCGCGAGGTGATGGACGACGCGGCACGGGACCGGCTGGTGGGCAACATCGTCGGCCACCTGCTCGACGGGGTGTCCGAGCCGGTCCTGGAACGGGCGTTCGAGTACTGGCGCAACGTCGACGAGGACCTGGGCCGGCGGGTGGAGAAGGGGGTCCGGGCCGGAGAGTCCTGA
- a CDS encoding aquaporin, which translates to MTHVVTSEPESVVAAVPQWGTTTRKYAVEVIGTFFLVFTVTVSGFSHSTFTPLAAGAILMVMIYAGGHISGGHYNPAVTMAALCRGRIGAADAAGYWVAQFAAGAVAAVVARAVANPATVTTLHLSGHALAATAVAELLFTFGLCYVVLNVATSKSQQGNSFFGLAIGFTVAAGAFAVGGISGGAFNPAVALGAATGGLFAWSTLWVYLVVQAVAGVAAGLTFLALNPDDK; encoded by the coding sequence ATGACGCACGTCGTCACGAGCGAACCGGAATCGGTCGTGGCCGCCGTCCCTCAATGGGGGACGACGACCAGGAAATACGCTGTCGAGGTAATTGGGACATTCTTCCTCGTGTTCACGGTGACGGTCAGCGGATTCAGCCACAGCACGTTCACCCCGCTGGCCGCAGGCGCGATCCTGATGGTGATGATCTACGCCGGCGGGCACATCTCCGGTGGTCACTACAACCCCGCCGTGACCATGGCGGCGCTGTGCCGGGGCCGGATCGGGGCTGCCGACGCCGCCGGCTACTGGGTCGCCCAGTTCGCCGCCGGGGCCGTCGCGGCGGTGGTGGCACGGGCGGTCGCCAACCCGGCGACGGTGACGACCCTGCACCTGTCCGGGCACGCCCTCGCGGCCACGGCCGTCGCGGAGCTGTTGTTCACCTTCGGCCTGTGCTACGTGGTACTCAACGTCGCCACCAGCAAGAGCCAGCAGGGCAACTCCTTCTTCGGCCTGGCGATCGGGTTCACCGTGGCGGCGGGCGCTTTCGCGGTCGGTGGGATCTCGGGCGGCGCCTTCAACCCCGCGGTCGCGCTGGGTGCCGCCACCGGTGGCCTGTTCGCCTGGTCCACCTTGTGGGTCTACCTCGTGGTGCAGGCCGTCGCGGGCGTCGCCGCAGGCCTCACCTTCTTGGCACTCAACCCCGACGACAAATAG
- a CDS encoding response regulator, whose protein sequence is MTVTVARSSRDRQGHAGAGSRSGEHGSCIGEHIPASCKAFPADPCDHDRMPLRCLLVDDNAAFLREASLLLRREGVAVVGTASNTDDALRQARALRPDVVLVDIGLGDESGFDLATLLARDGAGENAEVIMISASAGTDYAELIAAGPAAGFLTKSELSANGIGRILGRS, encoded by the coding sequence ATGACGGTGACGGTAGCGCGAAGCTCGAGGGACCGACAAGGCCACGCCGGCGCCGGCAGCCGTTCCGGTGAACACGGCTCCTGCATCGGCGAGCACATTCCCGCTAGCTGCAAGGCGTTCCCGGCCGATCCGTGCGACCATGATCGAATGCCGCTGCGGTGCCTGCTCGTCGACGACAACGCCGCCTTCCTCCGGGAGGCGAGCCTTCTCCTGCGGCGGGAAGGCGTGGCAGTCGTGGGTACGGCCTCCAACACCGACGACGCACTCCGGCAGGCTCGCGCGCTACGGCCGGACGTCGTCCTCGTCGACATCGGGCTCGGGGACGAGAGTGGCTTCGACCTCGCGACGCTGCTGGCTCGGGACGGCGCGGGCGAAAACGCCGAAGTGATCATGATATCGGCGAGCGCCGGAACGGATTACGCGGAGCTGATCGCCGCAGGGCCGGCCGCCGGGTTCCTGACGAAGTCGGAGCTCTCGGCGAACGGCATCGGCCGGATTCTCGGCCGCTCGTAG